DNA sequence from the Cucurbita pepo subsp. pepo cultivar mu-cu-16 chromosome LG06, ASM280686v2, whole genome shotgun sequence genome:
ccggattccacaatcccgttctaaggccggagaatagtggagaagacactagtggtggttcgaaatcggttcgtgaggcaaaaggagtttgaactacaaaaggttagtatttaaactcattaagttttaatacttatgaacatgctagtcatttacaataattgatgttctaaaagtgcctaagatccaaattgcttccgcatgtgttatattaacaccatcagttAGTCCTTCAACGAAGAATCAATCGGCCCACAAATCGTAGCCCGCACTACTGAACTGAGTCCTTCAGCAGTCCAATCCGTACCCGGATTCACTCCGATTAGGCCTTAAAACCAGTCGGTCGGTTAGTATTCTATTCGTCGAGTTAACCCGATCAACCCGAAAATTGGACTGCAACATTACCCTATTggtaagattattatgaaaatttaaattgcgAATAGGgatgtgatgtctcacattgggtgtggaggagaacaaaccatcgtttataagggtgtggaaaccttcccttaacagacatgttttaaagccGATAGatctggggcgttacaaatggtatcaaagctagacactggacgatgtgtcagccttctcgctcttCCCAGAAGgggatagacacgaggcagtgtgccagtaaggacgctggccccaaatgGGGTGAATTTGGGGGTGGtaccacatcgattggaggaaggaaagagtgtcaacgaggacgctggcccaaATTTGAGGTGGTCctagaggaaggaaagagtgtcagcgagagCGGGCACCAAACAGGGGTAaatttgggggtggtcccacatgatattgtccactttaaacataagTTCCATTTTGCTCCTTTTAATTAGTAGATGTGGGACTCTCCACCATTAGTCTTCAACGGTAACCAATGTTAGTGGATGTGTTCTGAGTTGTAAACgcttaatatttaaatattatgagattttaattatttatgtaacatatactatatataaatatgatttttttaaaaaataattgaacaaaattCGACAATTCAACCAGTAAATaaagttgggttgaattgtgaACTTTATTCGAATTGCTTAGATCACTAAATCAATGGACACGAAGTTGTATGATGGTCTAACAGACTTATCTAACTTAACCCGTGTACATGATTAGTCCAAACCTTAAAGACGAACGCTAAACTTGAACATAACTggataattaatatattctcccattttgaatttccattttccattaaagaaaaacaaatctaaatttatagtttttaaaagcAAATATAGACAGGTGAGGTATTAATTTATGGCTGTGATATTCGCAGGGATTTAAAAGTCCGACCAAATCAGATTATGACACAATGCGTCGGTTTGTCACCGACACATCCGTGCCGGTAAAGCAATCGCCTCCACCCCAACAAACACTAACCTACTGGCTAAAggtgaaataataaaaataataaaaataaataaataaatatttaaatgaaaataaataactaatttgaataaaaaaaataaaaaaattgttgtgaAATCCTTTTATTCCCTGGTTGTCACAGCACGTTCTTCGGCGCCATTTCCGCGGGACCACCAAAATGGTTGAGACAAGCTCAGTAATAAATCGAATACAAATCATCCCTTCCATTTCCCCTACATCTCTCTCTAGAAACACATCCCCttttccctctccctctccccaCCGCGAAATCCCTCAGCCACCATGGTCCGCTGCCTCTTCACATGCTTCGGCAAGGGCGGCGGCGACAACAACGGCGCCACGCCAGACCCTAACGACAGAGGGACGGCGGAGGAGCAGGGGCGCAGCGGCGGCGTCGTGGTGGAACTATTCTCGTCGCAGGGGTGTGCGACGTCACCGGAGGCGGAAGTTCTGATATCGAGATTGGGGAGAGGAGATTTCGAATTGGAGGCGCCGGTGCTGGTTCTGGCTTACCATGTGGATTACTGGGATTATATGGGGTGGAAAGATCCGTTTGGACATAGCCAGTGGACGGTCCGGCAAAAGGCTTATGTGGAGGCGTTAGGGTTGGATACGATGTTTACTCCTCAGGTGGTGGTTCAAGGCCGGAAACAGGCTGTCGCCACCGATGAGGCTAGTTTGCTTGCTATGATTAAAGATGCTCCGATATTCCCCTCTCCCGCTTTTCAggtaattcttttttttttttcttttttttttttttttttgNctaacacgttttaaaatttgaggcTGACAACCGTACATAGCTAGCTGGTAGTGGGTTTGTAACGGtacaatatataatataatatattatatattatgagataatacaaaaaaacaattatacaaaatttataacataaatattttcattgaattagtaataatttatattataataatattagttGGTTATTGGTTCATATAATACtttcaaaaacatttgaaGCCATTGGTAACAATTCCGCAGGGGACATTCCAGAGGCCAACGACGGACAGCCTGGAAGTGACACTAACCGGAACATTGAGGACGAAGGTGGACAGCGACGGCGCCGACGTGATGGTGGCGCTCTACGAGAGCGGACTGATCAACGATTGCCTAGCCGGCGAAAACAAAGGCCGAGTTCTAGCCAACGATTTCGTCGTCAGAAGGCTCGAAAAGCTCTGCTCCGTCAAAGACACCTCCGCCAAAAAAACCGTCTCCGGCAGCCTCATTCTCACTCTCTGGGAAGGCTTCGAGGGCTCCAAATGCGTCGTCGCCGTCTTCGTTCAGAACAATTCGCATCATATTTTCGGGTTTCAGAGCTTTGAATTGCCGGAAGATATATGAAATTCGGCCGAGATTCGACTGTATATCGACTTCCTCGGAGCTCATCAGGGCGGCGGCCGATTTTGATTCCGACCACGATTTATGTACAGGATGTGTTAACTCCGTTAACTATTTGGTAGGATTTGTCGTTCAAtctcttcatttctttcaataGTTTTATGACTTTTggttgtgatttttttttttttttttttttttttttttttttttttttttttttttttttttttNNNNNNNNNNNNNNNNNNNNNNNNNNNNNNNNNNNNNccaatattttattattattattattattattattattattttgttaatctaaaatataaaatatatgtgtAGCATCTCAAATCCACTTCTAGTGAGTAGTTGTTGTCGGCTAATGTGGTTTTAATTATTGAGATGTTTTTACACTTTTTGGtttgaatattatttgtaCCCGTCCAAGTctatctcataatccacccctctcGAGGGCCTAATGCCCATGCTGGCACACGTACCCGTGTCTTatgatttcaaatattttaaaatcaacggacaatatcttccaACAGTGGATATTGccaacctcatggtttttaatGTTCTAAACCCATAAGATtaatggtgatacgtaacaagtcaaaACGGATAGGTTTGGGCTGCtccaaatggtattagaagaCATCGGAGCCATGGgctttggactgttacaaatgacatcGGAGCCATGGgctttggactgttacaaatgacatcGGAGCCATGAggttggaccgttacaaatgacatCGGAGCCATGAggttggaccgttacaaatgacatCGGAGCCATGGGctttggacggttacaaatgacaTCGGAGCCATGGGctttggacggttacaaatgacaTCGGAGCCATGGGCTTTGGACGGTTACNctttttttcatttcatttctattttttctattatattttatatttaaaatgtggTATTTTTATGTCGGAAATTGGAGACTGgataacataatatatatatatatatataatatatatacataatatatatacatatacacatatattttaaactcgagaaatattattattgttttttgaTCGCTAGGATTTAAATTATCTTCATGCCTacattaaaactttaatttacCTTTACCATCGGATGATAACAAGTTTGTTTGTGTTGcatagtttttgtttgatatcatttaatttttttatttattatttaaaaaaaataaagtttgagTGGATCTATTCAAcctatgttttaaaaaatcaaacaaatttggaaaaaattCTACgaacttatttttgtttttaaattcaactaaaaaaattcaaatatttttgtttttatatagGTAAActaataaatctaaattcaaGATAACCATTGGTTACAGTATAAATAGTTATTATCGATTTTtctataagcaagcaagagagtaagCTCACGGTATGGGagacagtatataaccttagGTGGGAGAAATTGACTActgttgacaactagtcaaaTCTCCTTATCCAATAatgtttctttaaaaaatatctctgccctcgtttttcTAAGACCTCTTAAActgaggccagaggctcgagcatatgtCGCTTGGCCATAGGCGAcataagaacaaattggcttagctcacttgtcgttggaaagttgagtgccgcacaattatttattcttctatTGTGAGAGCTAAATTCAAGATAACCATTCGTCCCCGTATGAATAGtcattatttattcttctatTGTGAGAGGGGCTGGGATTGTTTGAGCATTTATTCTTCTATTGTGAGAGGGGCTGGGATTGTTTGAGCAACACAGTTGAGCTTTTGCCAATTGATTTTGAGTAGCTTTATCGAGAGCAACTCACGCGGTTGACCCAGTTGATTCTGAGTAGCTTTATCGAGATCGAATTGAGCAAAGCTTCTAATTCGACAAATTgaaccaatttcaattttgatttgacccaacaaaataaatatattcatagAGAATGGTgggatataatatttagaaaatatgttACTTATGGAGtatatcttaaatattatatcttaatattgatttatagtatactttattttattataaatatttaattagtttatattttttttattggtagGTATTAGTTATCCCTAACGTATTTATAAGTTAATacatattgaaatttatatttattttgaaattaaaaaaaataaaaaataaaatgattatcaaaatAAGCAGCACCTAGTTTTAAGctcaaaattattgaatttttggaaaCACAATATTACATATCTCATGGGATCCAAAAGGATTTATAATCCAATTCCAATCATGAaaccacacacacacatatatctTATGATCATAAGCAGTAGAgtacatttatttttacaagCAAAATTCATTATATACAATAAGCAGTGTTCGACTTTCGATCAATCAAGTTCTTCGCGTTAGTAATGACATCGACATCGACATCGGATTATTTTTCGCTCAGTCGAACTTTCCAACTAAAGACTCCTTCCATCTTCCAGAgcttgaagatgatgatgataatacCTGTACAGATTTACCATTGAAAAGAGTGTAGTGCAACAGTTAAATCTAACTCAACACCGAGTCTACTGCGCCGACTTGTTGACGAGCGAGGTACTTCTCCCTCCGTTCTTTCTGTCCGATCCAAAATCGAAATCCAGAGGATTATAAGATCAGTATAGGAATATAAGATGAGCTCAACATTGATAACATGAATATTGAATCGAAAATGCACtgtcgggttgggttgggtcgggtcAAGATCATCGTACGTACCCATTCATCTATCACAAGACCTTCACCACCAACAACCTGAGGACCTGATTCTGCTGGAGGCTTCTTGCGTGCTTCGAGTGCAGCCTCGGCTTCGGCCAATTGACGTTTCAGTCTTTCGAGAGCCTATAATATCAAGATGCAGTTAAATTGGACCTCTATCTCCCAAGAACAAGACTTGTGTTCATTGATTTACTTACTGCACTAGGTCGCTCTGGATCTACGAATATGACCCGCAAAATCCGCTCTACTATTACTTGATCCTTCTGTTCATCAAACTGAAAATGTTGCAGAACATAAATACATGCCAATATCAAAAAGTTAGACAACTAAATTCGAACTTTCACTATCCTTCACTGGTCGAACACAAACGTGAACCGAATCGATTCCGTACAACTTCGAATAACAATAACGATAAACAAACTTATTAGCTTATTTCAGcagagctctcgaatagcccccccttaatcgaggcttgactctgTTATCTGGAatcatcgaacaaagtacaccctttgttcgacactctagtcacttttgactacaccttcgaggctcacaattctttgttcaatatttgaggACGGTTCAATATTTGGGGATTCTATtgatggctaagtttagggcatgactctgataccatattagaaatcacgaatctccacaatggtatgatattgtccattttgagcataagctctcatggctttgttttgggtttccccaaaaggcctcataccaaaaGAGAAGataagcctccccttaatcaagagGGCATGGCTCtcaatcacgactctccaaaatggtatgatattgttcactttgagcataagctctcatggctttgttttgggcttcccaaaaaccctcataccaatgaagatgtattcctttactcataaacccatgatcattccctaaattagccaacgtgggactcatttccaataatcctcaacaccAAAGAGGTTTAAGTTTAACAAACCTCGAAACAGCATAGAGAGACTCACCAGCTCGGGTGCGTATTCCGTTCCTCCTTTCACTTTAAGGCTCATAAtcttaaacttaattttgcTCTTATGGTCCTTCGGCTTTCCATTGTTCTCGGGGTGCTCCACGAATCTGAAGACTGTTAAAaagatggaagaagaaaatgaatactTGTTTGTGTTGATATTCATTATTATCAAAAGTTAGAAAAccatgaaaaatgagaaataaacgTACACTAATGAATTGAAAACACTAACATTACCaccaaaaagagaaagatcatgACAATGGAAACATTACCAGTTGcaataaaaatttcttcagGAGCAAGAATGCCACCAGGAGGCCGCATATAACAGCTCTTCGGGGCCGTAGTTTGAAACTGAAGAAAGATGTAGAGACCATTTAGAATGGTATAGATACTCACATTTTAAGCTATTGATCATAGAAATGAGCAGTTCATATCGGCTTGAAATGCCATTCAAACAAGTATGCAATTCATCAGCCTTTACCTGCCTTTCAGGCGATATCAAATTACGTTACGAAAACCAAACCTAGACTGATAATACGATGACTTCAATAATCTAATCGTTGAATGAGTTGAGACTTGCAAAGAcggtaacagcccaagctcatcgctaacaaatattgtcctctttgggctttcccttctaggtttcctctcaaggtttaaaaacgcgtctactaagaagatttttacactcttataaagtatctccaaccgatgtgggatctcacaattcacccccttcaaggcccaacttcagggcctagcgtcatccacaccctcataaagaatgtttccttctcctctccaaccgatgtgaaatctcNAACCCATCGTTAGCAGATATCgtcctctttaaacttttccttctaggattcccctcaaggtttttaaaacgtgtatgctaaggagaggtttcaacaccttaaagaatgtttcgttcctatctccaaccgacgtgggatctcacaataactctttgaaaaatttaaaaataaaggaaatttgaTACGAAATCCTCGTCGTTAACGGATTAAAAGGTCGAAAAACTTGATTTCCTCAgctgaaaacaatttgaatgCAGAATTTACACTGATTGAGAAAATCAAATAGACCCCATGGACTAACTATGCTAAGAAACAAGCAATTGTTAGATGGCTGAAACCTGAAACTATCGTTTAATAAAGTTCCCAACAACATTAATTACCCAGAAGATGAACAATTATTAAGATGCATGGAGTTTCAGAAAAAGGTAATGGAAGATCAGAATGATAACAGTCATCGTCTCAaagtaaagaacaaaaagaacatCAGAAGAACAGATTCAGATGCATTCATGTTTCCATGATGGCTTGTTGGGAATTAAAAAGTAAGAAATCAATATAAGAATaactaaaagaacaaaaggcGAAAGAAGGACTGCAATGGAAGAAATTGAAGTGATACCTTGAAAGCTACATGGGATCTGCTAGTATTCTTCATCCTAATGGCGCTCTTTACCTGCTTCCCAGGTTCATCTACAGAAAATCCATCAAACAGTACAGAGTTCAGGATGAATGCAAATTCTGAACAATAATTACGCACAATTTTACAAAACTTGTAATTCCCCTGCTCTCCAAGTAAATATGAACTGACCGCAAATGGTAGCAGGAGAAACCGAAGGCTAGAACgattatttgattcaattcAGGAGAGTAAAATGTTCTAATCCAAGAGCAAGCGAGCATAGTTTTGGCTCGCATTATCCAGATTGAAGAAAACATCCAATttccaattcaaattttaaacaataCAATTCAAAAACAAGGAGAGATTCCAATTCGATTCAGAAAACTAAACACCAGCAacggaaaagagaaaaattagaGAACAAGAACTTACaaggaaagaataaagaattgtTAGGATCAAGGTGGAGCCTACGCCGAGGAGGCAACAGCGATTTCGCTACAGAGGAAACCGTCATGGAAGACGATGAAGCCTTCACGTTATTCGACGCCGTTGAATTT
Encoded proteins:
- the LOC111796639 gene encoding uncharacterized protein LOC111796639, whose product is MVRCLFTCFGKGGGDNNGATPDPNDRGTAEEQGRSGGVVVELFSSQGCATSPEAEVLISRLGRGDFELEAPVLVLAYHVDYWDYMGWKDPFGHSQWTVRQKAYVEALGLDTMFTPQVVVQGRKQAVATDEASLLAMIKDAPIFPSPAFQGTFQRPTTDSLEVTLTGTLRTKVDSDGADVMVALYESGLINDCLAGENKGRVLANDFVVRRLEKLCSVKDTSAKKTVSGSLILTLWEGFEGSKCVVAVFVQNNSHHIFGFQSFELPEDI
- the LOC111796638 gene encoding vesicle-associated protein 4-1-like, with the translated sequence MIMTVADRHKPPADVKFFRLCSIWQSGNTSSSSLSTQNIHHARNGPKDRNSTASNNVKASSSSMTVSSVAKSLLPPRRRLHLDPNNSLFFPYEPGKQVKSAIRMKNTSRSHVAFKFQTTAPKSCYMRPPGGILAPEEIFIATVFRFVEHPENNGKPKDHKSKIKFKIMSLKVKGGTEYAPELFDEQKDQVIVERILRVIFVDPERPSAALERLKRQLAEAEAALEARKKPPAESGPQVVGGEGLVIDEWKERREKYLARQQVGAVDSVLS